In Parus major isolate Abel chromosome 3, Parus_major1.1, whole genome shotgun sequence, the following are encoded in one genomic region:
- the CFAP36 gene encoding cilia- and flagella-associated protein 36, whose protein sequence is MAAEEEDDVEWVVDTIAGFLRGPAWSIPILEFMEHNCEVFDDEEESKLSYTEIYQEYQALVERLLEDYLKEVGINEEKFQEAFSSPLAKTHTSQAILQTVLAAEDFRLFKKMMVQKNIEMQLQAIRIIKERNGVLPECLTEGSDVFSEIEQEEMKILREVLRKSKEEYELEQERKRTEEARAKLRAPDVTHNFPGDSREAVKVKESTEGAEDSEETPKFPPEGSHQSTEEDPKPVCPVQKGTENLPQPSCTKGKEDTKKRSAGKGSENTVQKAGVKGPDLSETEKQQLKQREDYLKKKRDLLLATKKESKNNAPPPAAASTDQKEEESPPKEGMSEEKQRLLQKRKMLAEKLKEEVINKR, encoded by the exons ATGGCGGCCGAGGAGGAGGACGACGTGGAGTGGGTGGTGGACACCATCGCCGGCTTCCTGCGGGGACCCGCCTGGTCCATCCCCATCCTGGAGTTCATGGAGCACAACTGCGAGG TTTTCgatgatgaagaagaaagcaagTTGTCTTACACAGAAATTTATCAGGAGTACCAAGCTCTG GTGGAGAGATTACTAGAGGACTACCTTAAGGAAGTTGGAATTAATGAGGAGAAATTTCAAgaggctttttcttctcctcttgcAAAGACCCACACCTCCCAG GCCATTCTGCAAACAGTGTTGGCAGCAGAAGATTTtagactatttaaaaaaatgatggtacagaaaaatattgaaatgcaACTGCAAGCAATTCGAAtcatcaaagaaagaaatg GTGTATTGCCTGAGTGTTTGACAGAGGGTTCTGATGTATTCAGTGAAATtgaacaggaagaaatgaaaatactcaGGGAGGTTCTAAG AAAATCGAAGGAAGAGTATGAACTagagcaagagagaaagaggacTGAAGAA GCACGTGCTAAACTCAGAGCTCCAGACGTTACCCACAATTTTCCAGGAGATTCGAGAGAAGCTGTCAAAGTTAAGGAATCCACCGAGGGAGCTGAGGATTCTgaagaaaccccaaaattcccaccAG agGGATCTCATCAATCTACAGAAGAAGACCCCAAACCAGTTTGCCCAGTAcaaaaaggaactgaaaactTACCCCAGCCCTCTTGTACCAAGGGGAAAGAAGACACTAAGAAAAGGTCTGCTGGGAAAGGTTCAGAGAACACAGTGCAAAAAGCTGGGGTGAAAGGACCT gatttatcagaaactgaaaagcagcagctgaagcaacGTGAGGATTACCTAAAGAAAAAGCGAGACCTGCTGTTGGCTACAAAGAAAGAGTCAAAAAATAATgcaccaccaccagcagcagcaagcactgACCAGAAAGAGGAGGAATCCCCTCCCAAAGAG GGAATGTCAGAAGAGAAGCAAAGGCTGCTCCAGAAGAGGAAGATGCTTgcagaaaagctaaaagaagAAGTAATTAATAAGCGGTAG